From one Xiphophorus hellerii strain 12219 chromosome 18, Xiphophorus_hellerii-4.1, whole genome shotgun sequence genomic stretch:
- the pipox gene encoding peroxisomal sarcosine oxidase produces MSAEQDYDCVVIGAGVQGSFTAYQLAKHNKKTLLLEQFILPHTRGSSHGQTRIIRKAYEQDIYTQMMGEGYQLWAQLEKEAGVTLYRQTGLLVMGPETSGDYPLVKNTLLKNKVPTVILSRDNFHQHIPNLVLSEGHGALLDETAGVLFADRALKAVQDQFQKLGGVIRDNEKVTEIKPGPVVKVTTSGGAYQARNVVITAGPWTNKLLAHTGIQLPLETVKINVCYWKEKIPGTYGVKQRFPCFVVTGSLESKEHIYGLPSNEYPDLVKICYHMGSKTDPDYRDLQTDTSDIDILKRYVSRCIPGLVPEPAVVESCMYTLTPDRHFVLDYHPNYSNIVIGAGFSGHGFKFGPVIGKLLCELSLGEVPSFDLSPFKIRRFQSEMKSAL; encoded by the exons ATGTCCGCTGAGCAGGACTATGACTGTGTGGTGATCGGGGCGGGAGTCCAGGGCTCCTTCACGGCCTACCAGCTGGCTAAACACAACAAGAAGACTCTGCTGCTGGAGCAG TTCATTCTGCCTCACACCCGAGGAAGCTCCCATGGCCAGACTCGCATCATACGTAAAGCCTATGAGCAGGACATTTACACGCAGATGATGGGGGAGGGTTACCAGCTGTGGGCCCAGCTGGAGAAGGAGGCCGGAGTGACGCTGTACAG ACAAACTGGACTGTTAGTCATGGGACCAGAAACCAGTGGGGACTACCCGCTGGTCAAGAACACCTTATTGAAGAACAAGGTTCCCACTGTGATTCTGAGCCGTGATAACTTCCACCAGCACATCCCCAACCTGGTGCTGTCTGAGGGCCACGGCGCCCTGCTGGATGAAACCGCCGGCGTTCTGTTTGCAGACCGGGCCCTGAAGGCGGTTCAG GATCAGTTTCAGAAGTTGGGTGGGGTCATACGAGATAATGAGAAGGTTACGGAAATCAAGCCTGGTCCGGTTGTCAAGGTGACGACCTCTGGAGGAGCTTATCAAGCGAGAAATGTGGTGATCACTGCTGGACCCTGGACCAATAAGCTCCTGGCTCACACTGGAATCCAGTTACCACTGGAG ACTGTTAAGATTAATGTGTGCTACTGGAAAGAGAAGATTCCCGGGACTTACGGTGTGAAGCAGCGTTTTCCGTGCTTTGTGGTCACTGGGAGTTTGGAGAGCAAAGAACACATCTATGGCCTCCCGTCGAATGAATATCCAGACTTGGTGAAG ATTTGCTACCACATGGGCAGCAAGACTGACCCGGATTACAGAGACCTGCAGACAGACACGTCTGACATCGATATCCTGAAGCGATACGTTTCCAGATGCATACCCGGCCTGGTTCCTGAGCCTGCTGTGGTGGAGAGCTGCATGTATACA ctaACACCTGATCGCCACTTTGTGTTGGATTACCATCCGAACTACAGCAACATCGTCATTGGAGCAGGATTCTCAG GTCATGGCTTCAAGTTCGGCCCAGTCATTGGTAAGCTCCTGTGTGAGCTCAGCCTGGGAGAAGTGCCTTCCtttgacctttcacctttcaAAATCAGACGTTTCCAGTCAGAGATGAAATCAGCTTTGTAG